From one Phytohabitans houttuyneae genomic stretch:
- a CDS encoding tetratricopeptide repeat protein: MAGQAGDPAGAAQAFEELLTDQLRVLGPDHPDTLTTRHNIADWRGQAGDPAGAAHAFEELLTDNLRVLGPDHPHTLTTRHNIAYGRGQAGDPAGAAQAFEELLADYLRVLGPDHPHTLTTRHNIARWRGQAGDPAGAAQAFEELLTDELRVLGPDHPHTLTTRHNIAYGRGQAGDPAGAAQAFEELLADQLRVLGPDHPDTLTTRHNIARWRGRPGIRPVPPTRSRNCWPTTCGCSARTTPTR, translated from the coding sequence CTGGCGGGGCAGGCCGGGGATCCGGCCGGCGCCGCCCAGGCGTTCGAGGAGCTGCTCACCGACCAGCTGCGGGTGCTCGGCCCGGACCACCCCGACACGCTGACCACCCGCCACAACATCGCCGACTGGCGGGGGCAGGCCGGGGATCCGGCCGGTGCCGCCCACGCGTTCGAGGAACTGCTCACCGACAACCTGCGGGTGCTCGGCCCGGACCACCCCCACACGCTGACCACCCGCCACAACATCGCCTACGGGCGGGGGCAGGCCGGGGATCCGGCCGGTGCCGCCCAGGCGTTCGAGGAACTGCTGGCCGACTACCTGCGGGTGCTCGGCCCGGACCACCCCCACACGCTGACCACCCGCCACAACATCGCCCGGTGGCGGGGGCAGGCCGGGGATCCGGCCGGTGCCGCCCAGGCCTTCGAGGAACTGCTCACCGACGAGCTGCGGGTGCTCGGCCCGGACCACCCCCACACGCTGACCACCCGCCACAACATCGCCTACGGGCGGGGGCAGGCCGGGGATCCGGCCGGCGCCGCCCAGGCGTTCGAGGAGCTGCTCGCCGACCAGCTGCGGGTGCTCGGCCCGGACCACCCCGACACGCTGACCACCCGCCACAACATCGCCCGGTGGCGGGGGAGGCCGGGGATCCGGCCGGTGCCGCCCACGCGTTCGAGGAACTGCTGGCCGACAACCTGCGGGTGCTCGGCCCGGACCACCCCGACACGCTGA
- a CDS encoding tetratricopeptide repeat protein — MEGAVGDFYGPVNFGGGNRPTVSWPHRVGAVPRLAHGRQPRPADGLLTAAVTGGGTTVVCQVLAGMGGVGKTQLAANLATRLWDTSQLDLLIWVTASSRTTIIDTYARAAADLTGIDDSNPQHAADRLMAWLAGTGRRWLLVLDDITDPTDLTGLWPPDTATGRTIATTRRRDTALLAGRQLIDVGVFTPVEANAYLAGQLGDTAQRLAEADQLAADLGYLPIALAQAAAYILDLDLTCAAYRTRLRQRRLERLHPNTLPDEQQRAVTETWALSITQADTDTDQLATQILRLAALLDANGIPANLFTTTAALTHYQHTLDRDVDADDADDTTRTLFRLGLADTVHDPDTDITLIRVHALVQRVVAEATPNNQHPQLTHTAADALVQLWPAIERDTHTARLGQLLRANTTALTTTAGNHLWHTPNGEPDAHPLLFQAGNSLGEIGQVAAARAHFQQLHTEAVRVLGPDHPHTLTTRHNIADWRGRPGIRPAPPRRSRSCSPTSCGCSARTTPTR; from the coding sequence GTGGAGGGTGCTGTCGGCGACTTCTACGGCCCCGTCAACTTCGGCGGCGGTAACCGGCCGACGGTCAGCTGGCCGCACCGGGTCGGGGCAGTACCACGACTCGCGCACGGCCGGCAGCCACGCCCCGCTGACGGGCTGCTGACCGCCGCGGTCACCGGTGGCGGCACCACCGTGGTGTGTCAGGTGTTGGCCGGGATGGGCGGGGTCGGCAAAACCCAACTGGCCGCGAACCTGGCCACCCGCCTATGGGACACCAGCCAACTCGACCTGCTGATCTGGGTCACCGCCAGCAGCCGCACCACCATCATCGACACCTACGCCCGGGCGGCCGCCGACCTGACCGGCATCGACGATTCGAACCCGCAGCACGCCGCCGACCGGCTCATGGCCTGGCTGGCCGGCACCGGCCGCCGGTGGCTACTGGTGCTGGACGACATCACCGACCCGACCGACCTGACCGGGCTATGGCCACCGGACACCGCCACCGGCCGCACCATCGCGACCACCCGCCGCCGCGACACCGCCCTGCTAGCCGGACGCCAGTTGATCGACGTCGGGGTGTTCACCCCCGTCGAAGCAAACGCCTACCTGGCCGGGCAACTCGGCGACACCGCACAGCGCCTGGCCGAGGCAGACCAGCTGGCCGCCGACCTCGGGTACCTGCCTATCGCCTTGGCACAGGCCGCCGCATACATCCTGGACCTCGACCTGACCTGCGCCGCCTACCGCACCCGCCTGCGGCAACGCCGACTGGAACGGCTGCACCCCAACACCCTGCCCGACGAACAACAACGAGCCGTCACCGAAACCTGGGCACTGTCCATCACCCAGGCCGACACCGACACCGACCAATTGGCCACCCAGATCCTCAGGCTGGCCGCGCTCCTGGACGCCAACGGCATCCCCGCCAACCTGTTCACCACCACCGCCGCCCTCACCCACTACCAGCACACCCTCGACCGGGACGTCGACGCCGACGACGCCGACGACACCACCCGCACCCTGTTCCGGCTCGGCCTGGCCGACACCGTCCACGACCCCGACACCGACATCACCCTGATCCGGGTACACGCCCTGGTCCAACGCGTCGTCGCCGAAGCCACCCCCAACAACCAGCACCCCCAGCTAACCCACACCGCCGCCGACGCACTCGTGCAGCTGTGGCCAGCCATCGAACGCGACACCCACACCGCCCGCCTCGGTCAACTCCTACGCGCCAACACCACCGCCCTGACAACCACCGCCGGCAACCACCTCTGGCACACCCCAAACGGCGAACCCGACGCCCACCCACTGCTCTTCCAAGCCGGCAACAGCTTGGGCGAGATCGGGCAAGTCGCCGCCGCCCGCGCCCACTTCCAGCAACTGCACACCGAGGCAGTCCGGGTGCTCGGCCCGGACCACCCCCACACGCTGACCACCCGCCACAACATCGCCGACTGGCGGGGCAGGCCGGGGATCCGGCCGGCGCCGCCCAGGCGTTCGAGGAGCTGCTCACCGACCAGCTGCGGGTGCTCGGCCCGGACCACCCCGACACGCTGA
- a CDS encoding XRE family transcriptional regulator: MGRDAERDDERPVWARRIRRERIARGWTQAEAVEALRAHAGGQLPDNGSLLRNWKRWEAGDTKPDEFYAPLVAKTFGTVTAAFFPQQGNRDADAELLAATGLDTLEIVSRLRASDVSPATLDALRVTAERLCSEYPYMTSDQLHVEGQAWLRRITALLDRRLTLSQHREVLTLAGTVALLIGCVEYDMGRRPEAEATRQAAFSLGQEADNADVMGWAQEMRAWYALTQGNYHGVIAAAEAGEAIAPHHSVAVQLAGQRAKAWARIGDRRQVELALEHGRNLLEALPYPDNLDNHFIVDPSKFDFYAMDCYRTVGEDSRAEVYANEVIRSSTDFDGTERKPMRIAEAHVTLGVVAARSGDLDHALALGRRALQGDRKSLPSLTMVARDLATTLQRQYAGEPETRSFTDELRTLSE, from the coding sequence ATGGGTAGAGACGCTGAGCGGGATGACGAGCGGCCCGTATGGGCTCGCCGAATCCGCAGGGAACGCATAGCGCGCGGCTGGACCCAGGCCGAAGCAGTTGAGGCTCTGCGGGCACATGCGGGCGGCCAACTGCCCGACAACGGCAGCCTCCTCCGGAACTGGAAACGGTGGGAGGCTGGCGACACGAAGCCGGACGAGTTCTACGCGCCTCTGGTCGCCAAGACCTTTGGGACCGTGACGGCGGCGTTCTTCCCTCAGCAGGGCAACCGCGACGCAGACGCGGAACTACTTGCCGCAACCGGGCTGGACACCTTGGAGATCGTGTCTCGCCTACGTGCTTCCGACGTCTCGCCCGCCACACTCGACGCTCTCCGCGTTACGGCCGAACGCCTTTGCAGTGAGTACCCCTACATGACGTCGGATCAGCTCCATGTCGAAGGACAGGCATGGCTGCGCCGGATCACAGCCCTACTCGACCGCAGGCTCACGCTCAGCCAGCACCGAGAGGTGCTCACGCTGGCCGGTACGGTCGCTCTCCTGATCGGCTGCGTCGAGTACGACATGGGCCGGCGGCCGGAGGCCGAGGCGACCAGGCAAGCCGCATTTTCGCTCGGGCAGGAAGCCGACAACGCAGACGTCATGGGCTGGGCACAAGAGATGCGAGCGTGGTACGCGCTGACGCAGGGCAACTATCACGGCGTCATTGCCGCCGCCGAGGCAGGCGAGGCGATTGCGCCTCACCACAGCGTCGCGGTCCAGCTCGCCGGCCAACGCGCGAAGGCATGGGCCCGCATTGGCGACCGCCGTCAAGTCGAGCTTGCGCTAGAGCACGGCAGGAATCTGCTCGAAGCGTTGCCCTACCCGGACAACCTCGATAACCACTTCATCGTTGATCCGTCCAAGTTCGACTTCTACGCCATGGACTGCTACCGGACAGTCGGCGAGGACAGTCGGGCCGAGGTGTACGCCAACGAAGTCATACGATCATCGACCGACTTCGACGGTACCGAGCGGAAACCCATGCGTATCGCCGAGGCGCACGTAACGCTGGGCGTGGTTGCCGCGCGATCTGGCGACCTCGACCACGCGCTAGCGCTGGGACGGCGAGCGCTGCAGGGGGACCGCAAGTCCTTGCCGTCACTGACGATGGTGGCGCGCGACCTCGCGACTACCCTTCAACGGCAGTACGCAGGCGAACCTGAGACACGCAGCTTCACAGACGAGCTGCGAACCCTCTCCGAGTAG
- a CDS encoding replication initiator codes for MTVSTLSAVPEATASGTAPYAEPDLALRLDWLSRSTDVGRQAVARAARPDFEAWLSHVRPASACMRPIRLAGTSLTVDAATGRVLVTVDTAGMPDGVIYKPCGNRRETVCPACSKRYQRDAYHVVRTGLVGGRGVPEDVAQHPAVFPTFTAPSFGQVHTRVVRRHTCARRRDCDCRAEPCHARRDLTVCPHGTRLLCFVRHDNDDARLGSPLCLDCYDHDAQVVWNLQAGELWRRTTIAINRQLRRLVATRGIPHVPTVSVNGRVRTVPPVRLSFGKAAEMQRRGVVHFHAIVRLDGIDPTDPTAVVPPPAGIDADDLKAIIDRVARTVGFTTEPHPAQPAGWQIGWGDQVLTKVITVAGRGEVTDAQVASYLAKYATKSTEVTGATAPRLTDGTVNLYADGDGTHTERLIEACWQLGQPREWRRLRRWAHMLGFGGHFLTKSRRYSITFALLRNTRVAFRRTQTSGPEQTTPAEQPTTLVVNFLQFVGAGWHTTADALLANTSAAMAREHQQTACEYLATIAA; via the coding sequence ATGACTGTCTCGACGCTCAGCGCTGTACCCGAAGCTACCGCTTCGGGTACGGCCCCGTACGCCGAGCCGGACCTTGCCCTCCGTCTGGACTGGCTGTCCCGGTCCACCGACGTCGGCCGGCAGGCGGTCGCCCGCGCGGCCCGTCCGGACTTCGAAGCGTGGTTGTCACATGTCCGGCCTGCCTCCGCATGCATGCGGCCGATCCGGCTTGCCGGCACCAGCCTCACCGTCGATGCCGCCACCGGACGGGTGCTGGTCACTGTGGACACGGCCGGGATGCCGGATGGGGTGATCTACAAGCCCTGCGGCAACCGCCGCGAAACCGTCTGCCCGGCCTGCTCCAAGCGGTACCAACGCGACGCGTACCACGTCGTGCGAACCGGCCTGGTCGGCGGCCGAGGAGTCCCCGAAGACGTGGCACAGCATCCGGCCGTCTTCCCCACCTTCACCGCCCCGAGCTTCGGTCAGGTGCACACCCGGGTAGTGCGGCGACACACGTGCGCCCGGCGCCGTGACTGCGACTGCCGGGCCGAGCCGTGCCACGCCCGCCGCGACCTGACCGTCTGTCCACACGGGACACGGCTGCTCTGCTTCGTCCGTCACGACAACGACGACGCCCGGCTGGGCTCGCCGCTGTGTCTGGACTGCTATGACCACGACGCCCAGGTCGTCTGGAACCTCCAAGCGGGCGAGCTATGGCGCCGCACCACCATCGCCATCAACCGGCAGCTCCGCCGACTCGTGGCCACGCGCGGCATCCCGCACGTGCCCACAGTCTCCGTCAACGGCCGGGTACGCACGGTGCCGCCGGTACGGCTGTCGTTCGGCAAGGCGGCCGAGATGCAACGCCGGGGAGTCGTGCACTTCCACGCCATCGTCCGCCTCGACGGCATCGACCCCACCGACCCCACCGCAGTTGTCCCGCCACCTGCCGGCATCGACGCTGACGACCTCAAGGCCATCATCGACCGGGTTGCCCGCACGGTCGGCTTCACTACCGAGCCGCACCCTGCCCAGCCTGCCGGTTGGCAGATCGGCTGGGGTGACCAGGTACTCACCAAGGTAATCACGGTCGCCGGGCGCGGTGAGGTCACCGACGCCCAGGTCGCCTCGTACCTCGCGAAGTACGCCACCAAGTCCACCGAGGTCACCGGTGCCACTGCTCCCCGGCTGACGGACGGCACCGTCAACCTGTACGCAGACGGCGACGGCACCCACACCGAACGACTCATCGAAGCGTGCTGGCAGCTCGGCCAGCCGCGCGAGTGGCGACGGCTCCGCCGCTGGGCACACATGCTCGGCTTCGGCGGCCACTTCCTGACCAAATCCCGCCGATACTCGATCACCTTCGCCCTGCTCCGCAACACCCGCGTCGCGTTCCGACGCACGCAGACCAGCGGACCGGAGCAGACCACACCGGCCGAGCAGCCAACGACCCTGGTCGTCAACTTCCTCCAATTCGTCGGCGCCGGATGGCACACGACAGCCGACGCGCTGCTTGCCAACACATCCGCCGCAATGGCCCGTGAGCACCAGCAGACCGCATGCGAGTACCTGGCCACCATCGCCGCGTGA
- a CDS encoding helix-turn-helix transcriptional regulator, with protein MTIEDVCADLDIARSTFYDWRTKRKAPPCLKLPNGDLRIRRSDYEEWLATLYLDVV; from the coding sequence ATGACCATCGAGGACGTGTGTGCCGATCTCGACATCGCGCGTTCCACGTTCTACGACTGGCGGACGAAGCGGAAGGCGCCACCGTGCCTCAAGCTCCCGAACGGCGACCTCCGAATCCGGCGCAGCGACTACGAGGAGTGGCTTGCCACCCTGTACCTGGATGTGGTCTAA
- a CDS encoding winged helix-turn-helix domain-containing protein: MADARRGPLSDARRQAAHWCRRHRAGGDGAVATRRRHGQLTRAQELTLIEAMRDRFPDQLDLAGPLWSRQAVAALVERIHNIRLSPAAAARYLRAWGLSTREPVDRACPLCAESVVRWQAEVYPGICRTAQRERADLCWVGKSRLHGINPATEVVSAVSTRGWVRFMVTAEAELPRAFLTRLLPPSGRPVHVVVDASWSCTDWPRRVPDGVVLHPLPCCERAR; the protein is encoded by the coding sequence ATGGCCGACGCACGCCGCGGCCCTCTCAGCGACGCCCGCCGCCAAGCGGCGCACTGGTGCCGCCGCCACCGTGCCGGCGGTGACGGCGCGGTAGCCACCCGCCGCCGCCACGGTCAGCTCACCCGCGCCCAGGAACTCACCCTGATCGAGGCGATGCGCGACCGCTTCCCCGACCAACTCGACCTCGCCGGTCCTCTGTGGAGCCGCCAGGCCGTGGCCGCGCTTGTCGAGCGCATCCACAACATCCGCCTCAGCCCCGCGGCCGCCGCCCGCTATCTGCGCGCCTGGGGCCTCAGCACCCGCGAACCGGTCGACCGCGCCTGCCCCCTCTGCGCCGAGTCGGTGGTCCGCTGGCAGGCGGAGGTCTACCCGGGCATCTGCCGCACCGCACAGCGGGAACGCGCCGACCTCTGCTGGGTTGGCAAGTCCCGCCTGCACGGCATAAACCCGGCCACCGAGGTGGTCTCGGCCGTCTCCACCCGCGGCTGGGTCCGCTTCATGGTCACCGCCGAGGCCGAACTCCCCCGCGCCTTCCTGACCCGCCTCCTACCCCCTTCCGGCCGCCCGGTCCACGTCGTGGTGGACGCCTCCTGGTCATGTACGGACTGGCCACGCCGCGTCCCGGACGGCGTGGTGCTGCACCCGCTACCGTGCTGCGAGCGAGCCCGCTAA
- a CDS encoding DUF305 domain-containing protein produces MVATATSSEAATSPDGPSNGAAGRRFGTVVVALAVAVGLLLGYAAGWLTPTLTRPGDTSAEAGFARDMTTHHTQAVQMALVAFKYGQDDAVTQLGVDIATGQQGEIGIMQTWLREWRLDPTGSEPAMAWMPDGEKLVSEAGLMPGMATKDEIDKLEAARGHELDVLFLNLMMKHHLGGIHMVDAILDQSSDDQVTEAAQRMKNTQQGEIDNMRSILDRIQ; encoded by the coding sequence GTGGTGGCGACCGCCACGTCCTCCGAAGCAGCGACCTCGCCCGACGGCCCCTCGAACGGGGCCGCCGGGCGGCGCTTCGGCACGGTCGTGGTGGCGCTCGCCGTCGCGGTCGGGCTCCTGCTCGGGTACGCGGCGGGCTGGCTCACGCCCACTCTCACCCGCCCCGGCGACACCTCGGCCGAGGCGGGTTTCGCCCGCGACATGACCACCCATCACACGCAGGCCGTGCAGATGGCGCTGGTCGCGTTCAAGTACGGGCAGGACGACGCGGTCACCCAGCTCGGCGTCGACATCGCCACCGGGCAGCAGGGCGAGATCGGCATCATGCAGACGTGGCTGCGCGAGTGGCGGCTCGACCCGACGGGCTCGGAGCCCGCGATGGCCTGGATGCCAGACGGCGAAAAGCTCGTCAGCGAGGCCGGCCTGATGCCCGGCATGGCCACCAAAGACGAGATCGACAAGCTTGAGGCCGCGCGCGGCCACGAGCTGGACGTCCTCTTCCTCAACCTGATGATGAAGCACCACCTGGGCGGCATCCACATGGTCGACGCGATCCTCGACCAGTCCAGCGACGACCAGGTCACCGAGGCAGCCCAGCGCATGAAAAACACCCAGCAGGGCGAGATCGACAACATGCGGAGCATTCTCGATCGCATTCAGTAG
- a CDS encoding DUF3105 domain-containing protein, producing MSVSTPAGDQRRPSVVSTGKKAPAGSGKTSTAPARKTPAGGKGGTPAGKGGGGKGPRKPITPVKVSQGRSWGPIALFVAVGVLAVGIVGYGAYAAFQGSRSWEDRAADISGIVNYREKQPELAEGGQHVQGKVQYTVSPPVGGQHNNDWQNCMGDVYDAPIASEHAVHSLEHGAVWITYRPDLPKDQVEQLAAKVRGKEKLLMSPYEGLDKPISLQAWGYQLKVDNAGDGRIDDFIKALRVNASVEGPTALCAQGITATGTEPRNLPQQQQGG from the coding sequence ATGAGCGTTAGTACCCCGGCCGGCGACCAGCGCCGTCCGTCCGTGGTGAGCACCGGCAAGAAGGCGCCGGCTGGCTCTGGCAAGACGTCGACCGCTCCGGCGCGTAAGACGCCTGCCGGCGGCAAGGGCGGCACCCCCGCCGGCAAGGGCGGCGGCGGCAAGGGCCCCCGCAAGCCGATCACGCCGGTCAAGGTCAGCCAGGGCCGCAGCTGGGGACCGATCGCGCTCTTCGTCGCGGTCGGCGTGCTGGCGGTGGGCATTGTCGGATATGGGGCGTATGCGGCGTTCCAGGGTTCGCGTTCCTGGGAGGACCGTGCCGCCGACATCAGCGGCATCGTCAACTACCGCGAAAAGCAGCCCGAGCTCGCCGAGGGTGGCCAGCACGTGCAGGGCAAGGTGCAGTACACGGTGTCGCCCCCGGTCGGTGGCCAGCACAACAACGACTGGCAAAACTGCATGGGCGACGTGTACGACGCACCGATCGCCAGCGAGCACGCGGTGCACAGCCTGGAGCACGGCGCGGTCTGGATCACGTACCGGCCGGACCTGCCCAAGGACCAGGTCGAGCAGCTGGCCGCAAAGGTCCGCGGCAAGGAAAAGCTCCTCATGAGCCCGTACGAAGGGCTGGACAAGCCGATCTCGCTGCAGGCGTGGGGCTACCAGCTCAAGGTCGACAACGCCGGCGACGGCCGGATCGACGACTTCATCAAGGCGCTGCGGGTCAACGCCTCGGTCGAGGGCCCGACGGCGCTCTGCGCTCAGGGCATCACCGCCACGGGCACCGAGCCGCGCAACCTCCCGCAGCAGCAGCAGGGCGGCTGA
- the argS gene encoding arginine--tRNA ligase produces MTPAKLAEAVLAAARELFAERGLDPAALPASTTVERPRNPEHGDYASTIAFQLAKKVGFQPRELAAGLAEHLGRTPGVKSVEIAAAGFLNIRLDTASAGELARVVVQAGWEYGHSDRLAGQRINLEFVSANPTGPVHIGGARWAALGDALARLLRASGAEVGTEYYVNDAGAQIDRFARSLHAAAQGRPAPADGYAGEYIVQIADGIKQEHPDGDEAVFRAEGVARMLAEIRSSLAGFGVPFDLFFRESDLHSRGALDTALARLREQGHVYQADGATWLRTTDFGDDKDRVLRKSDGEWTYFAADCAYYLDKRERGYDRLVMLLGADHHGYIGRMRAMAACFGDDPRRTLEILIGQLVHLVKDGEPLRMSKRAGTVVTIEDLVESIGVDAARYALARFSSDSPIDIDVDLWTRSTRDNPVYYVQYVAARTASVARNAADVGLTRGEAGDFRPELLGHEKEQDLLKALGDYPAIVAAAAELREPHRVARYLEDLSGTYHRFYDEPACRILPRGDEVIGDLHRARLWLNDATRTVIANGLDLMGVSAPERM; encoded by the coding sequence GTGACTCCCGCCAAGCTCGCAGAGGCTGTGCTCGCGGCTGCCCGCGAGCTCTTTGCCGAGCGTGGGCTCGATCCTGCCGCCCTGCCAGCATCGACCACGGTCGAGCGCCCGCGCAACCCCGAGCATGGCGACTACGCATCGACGATCGCCTTTCAGTTGGCGAAGAAGGTGGGGTTCCAGCCGCGCGAGCTGGCGGCTGGCCTCGCCGAGCACCTGGGCCGGACACCGGGGGTCAAGTCGGTCGAAATCGCCGCCGCGGGGTTCCTCAACATCCGTCTCGACACGGCCTCCGCCGGCGAGCTCGCCCGCGTCGTGGTGCAGGCCGGCTGGGAGTACGGGCACAGTGACCGCCTCGCCGGCCAGCGGATCAACCTCGAGTTCGTCTCGGCCAACCCGACCGGCCCGGTGCACATCGGCGGCGCCCGGTGGGCCGCGCTCGGCGACGCGCTCGCCCGCCTGCTGCGCGCGAGCGGCGCGGAGGTCGGCACTGAGTACTACGTGAACGACGCCGGCGCACAGATCGACCGCTTCGCCCGCTCGCTGCACGCCGCGGCGCAGGGGCGGCCGGCGCCCGCGGACGGGTACGCGGGGGAGTACATCGTCCAGATCGCGGACGGGATCAAGCAGGAGCACCCCGACGGCGACGAGGCCGTGTTCCGGGCCGAGGGTGTGGCGCGGATGCTGGCCGAGATCCGTTCGTCGCTGGCCGGGTTCGGCGTGCCGTTCGACCTCTTCTTCCGCGAGTCGGACCTGCACTCGCGGGGCGCGCTCGACACCGCGCTGGCCCGCCTCCGCGAGCAGGGCCACGTGTACCAAGCGGACGGCGCGACCTGGCTGCGCACCACCGACTTCGGCGACGACAAGGACCGGGTGCTGCGCAAGTCGGACGGGGAGTGGACCTACTTCGCCGCCGACTGTGCGTACTACCTGGACAAGCGCGAGCGCGGCTACGACCGGCTGGTCATGCTGCTCGGCGCCGACCACCACGGGTACATCGGTCGGATGCGGGCGATGGCGGCCTGCTTCGGCGACGACCCGCGGCGCACGCTGGAGATCCTCATCGGGCAGCTGGTCCACCTGGTCAAGGACGGCGAGCCGCTGCGGATGAGCAAGCGCGCGGGCACGGTCGTGACGATCGAGGACCTGGTCGAGTCGATCGGGGTGGACGCCGCGCGGTACGCGCTGGCCCGCTTCTCCAGCGACTCGCCGATCGACATCGACGTCGACCTGTGGACACGCAGCACCCGCGACAACCCCGTCTACTACGTGCAGTACGTGGCCGCCCGCACCGCCAGCGTCGCGCGCAACGCCGCCGACGTGGGGCTCACCCGCGGCGAGGCCGGCGACTTCCGGCCCGAGCTGCTCGGGCACGAAAAGGAGCAGGACCTGCTCAAGGCGCTCGGCGACTACCCGGCGATCGTGGCCGCGGCCGCCGAGCTGCGCGAGCCGCACCGGGTGGCCCGCTACCTGGAAGACCTCTCTGGCACCTATCACCGGTTCTACGACGAGCCCGCCTGCCGCATCCTCCCCCGCGGCGACGAGGTGATCGGTGATCTGCACCGCGCACGGCTGTGGCTCAACGACGCCACCCGTACCGTGATCGCTAATGGTCTCGACCTGATGGGCGTCTCGGCGCCGGAGAGGATGTAA